From one Maniola jurtina chromosome 5, ilManJurt1.1, whole genome shotgun sequence genomic stretch:
- the LOC123865038 gene encoding beta-1,3-galactosyltransferase 5-like isoform X2 — MKRKVPYLKLFLPRRRGIAARLAVLSLVLAAIAAAWCLADLTSQVLLPPQPILALDHYAINRSLKSYLDNISVLIEPSSTVCSDNKRVDVLVLVTSSPKRFAQRQAIRDTWGKYVPAYFVLGLDGPAVEDLTADNYLEAKAYGDMIIFQFLDHYQNLTLKSALMMQWTAARCPSHLDELMLFKTDDDVLVNPWVLRRVVQQNSGKDLIGYRKVNSYLHRDAYNKWYVPRWLHRHDFVPEYLSGTGYLIKGSRLEEILQAAFEVPIINLEDVYFTYIVSKIKLNLTLTHDRRLSPYKPWLPLDCIYWGLASTHSLTPNEILGAWPSIERLGKRYEHGFDNCLYFVNNIWTELYLY; from the exons TACCTCGTCGCAGAGGCATAGCAGCGCGCCTCGCGGTATTATCGCTGGTGCTAGCTGCTATCGCGGCTGCGTGGTGTCTGGCCGACCTGACCAGCCAGGTCTTGCTGCCACCGCAGCCGATACTGGCCCTCGACCACTACGCGATCAACAGAAGCCTCAAAAGCTACCTCGATAACAT AAGTGTCCTCATCGAGCCTTCAAGCACGGTGTGCTCTGACAACAAGCGGGTGGATGTGCTGGTGTTGGTGACGTCATCACCGAAGAGGTTTGCCCAGCGGCAGGCCATCAGGGACACGTGGGGCAAGTATGTGCCTGCCTACTTTGTGCTGGGCTTGGATGGACCTGCGGTGGAGGATCTTACG GCAGACAATTATTTAGAAGCAAAGGCGTACGGTGACATGATAATCTTCCAGTTCCTAGACCACTACCAGAACCTGACCCTGAAGTCTGCCCTGATGATGCAGTGGACTGCCGCAAG GTGTCCTTCACACCTGGACGAGCTCATGCTGTTCAAGACCGATGATGATGTTCTGGTCAACCCCTGGGTACTGAGACGAGTGGTCCAGCAGAATTCTGGAAAGGATCTTATTG GGTACAGGAAGGTGAACAGCTACCTGCATCGCGACGCGTACAACAAGTGGTACGTGCCGCGCTGGCTGCACCGACATGACTTCGTGCCGGAATACCTCTCGGGGACAGGCTACCTGATAAAAG GTAGCAGATTAGAAGAGATTCTCCAGGCAGCGTTTGAAGTCCCCATCATCAATTTAGAAGATGTTTACTTCACGTACATAGTGTCGAAGATTAAGTTAAACTTAACTTTAACACATGATCGCAGATTAAGTCCTTATAAACCCTGGTTGCCCCTAGACTGTATATATTGGGGATTGGCTTCCACACATAGTTTGACACCAAACGAAATCTTGGGCGCATGGCCAAGTATTGAAAGGTTAGGGAAAAGATATGAACATGGTTTTGATAATTgtctatattttgttaataatatttggACCGAATTGTATTTGTATTGA
- the LOC123865038 gene encoding beta-1,3-galactosyltransferase 5-like isoform X3: MKRKVPYLKLFFFTVPRRRGIAARLAVLSLVLAAIAAAWCLADLTSQVLLPPQPILALDHYAINRSLKSYLDNISVLIEPSSTVCSDNKRVDVLVLVTSSPKRFAQRQAIRDTWGKYVPAYFVLGLDGPAVEDLTADNYLEAKAYGDMIIFQFLDHYQNLTLKSALMMQWTAARCPSHLDELMLFKTDDDVLVNPWVLRRVVQQNSGKDLIGSRLEEILQAAFEVPIINLEDVYFTYIVSKIKLNLTLTHDRRLSPYKPWLPLDCIYWGLASTHSLTPNEILGAWPSIERLGKRYEHGFDNCLYFVNNIWTELYLY; the protein is encoded by the exons TCTTCACAGTACCTCGTCGCAGAGGCATAGCAGCGCGCCTCGCGGTATTATCGCTGGTGCTAGCTGCTATCGCGGCTGCGTGGTGTCTGGCCGACCTGACCAGCCAGGTCTTGCTGCCACCGCAGCCGATACTGGCCCTCGACCACTACGCGATCAACAGAAGCCTCAAAAGCTACCTCGATAACAT AAGTGTCCTCATCGAGCCTTCAAGCACGGTGTGCTCTGACAACAAGCGGGTGGATGTGCTGGTGTTGGTGACGTCATCACCGAAGAGGTTTGCCCAGCGGCAGGCCATCAGGGACACGTGGGGCAAGTATGTGCCTGCCTACTTTGTGCTGGGCTTGGATGGACCTGCGGTGGAGGATCTTACG GCAGACAATTATTTAGAAGCAAAGGCGTACGGTGACATGATAATCTTCCAGTTCCTAGACCACTACCAGAACCTGACCCTGAAGTCTGCCCTGATGATGCAGTGGACTGCCGCAAG GTGTCCTTCACACCTGGACGAGCTCATGCTGTTCAAGACCGATGATGATGTTCTGGTCAACCCCTGGGTACTGAGACGAGTGGTCCAGCAGAATTCTGGAAAGGATCTTATTG GTAGCAGATTAGAAGAGATTCTCCAGGCAGCGTTTGAAGTCCCCATCATCAATTTAGAAGATGTTTACTTCACGTACATAGTGTCGAAGATTAAGTTAAACTTAACTTTAACACATGATCGCAGATTAAGTCCTTATAAACCCTGGTTGCCCCTAGACTGTATATATTGGGGATTGGCTTCCACACATAGTTTGACACCAAACGAAATCTTGGGCGCATGGCCAAGTATTGAAAGGTTAGGGAAAAGATATGAACATGGTTTTGATAATTgtctatattttgttaataatatttggACCGAATTGTATTTGTATTGA
- the LOC123865038 gene encoding beta-1,3-galactosyltransferase 5-like isoform X1 encodes MKRKVPYLKLFFFTVPRRRGIAARLAVLSLVLAAIAAAWCLADLTSQVLLPPQPILALDHYAINRSLKSYLDNISVLIEPSSTVCSDNKRVDVLVLVTSSPKRFAQRQAIRDTWGKYVPAYFVLGLDGPAVEDLTADNYLEAKAYGDMIIFQFLDHYQNLTLKSALMMQWTAARCPSHLDELMLFKTDDDVLVNPWVLRRVVQQNSGKDLIGYRKVNSYLHRDAYNKWYVPRWLHRHDFVPEYLSGTGYLIKGSRLEEILQAAFEVPIINLEDVYFTYIVSKIKLNLTLTHDRRLSPYKPWLPLDCIYWGLASTHSLTPNEILGAWPSIERLGKRYEHGFDNCLYFVNNIWTELYLY; translated from the exons TCTTCACAGTACCTCGTCGCAGAGGCATAGCAGCGCGCCTCGCGGTATTATCGCTGGTGCTAGCTGCTATCGCGGCTGCGTGGTGTCTGGCCGACCTGACCAGCCAGGTCTTGCTGCCACCGCAGCCGATACTGGCCCTCGACCACTACGCGATCAACAGAAGCCTCAAAAGCTACCTCGATAACAT AAGTGTCCTCATCGAGCCTTCAAGCACGGTGTGCTCTGACAACAAGCGGGTGGATGTGCTGGTGTTGGTGACGTCATCACCGAAGAGGTTTGCCCAGCGGCAGGCCATCAGGGACACGTGGGGCAAGTATGTGCCTGCCTACTTTGTGCTGGGCTTGGATGGACCTGCGGTGGAGGATCTTACG GCAGACAATTATTTAGAAGCAAAGGCGTACGGTGACATGATAATCTTCCAGTTCCTAGACCACTACCAGAACCTGACCCTGAAGTCTGCCCTGATGATGCAGTGGACTGCCGCAAG GTGTCCTTCACACCTGGACGAGCTCATGCTGTTCAAGACCGATGATGATGTTCTGGTCAACCCCTGGGTACTGAGACGAGTGGTCCAGCAGAATTCTGGAAAGGATCTTATTG GGTACAGGAAGGTGAACAGCTACCTGCATCGCGACGCGTACAACAAGTGGTACGTGCCGCGCTGGCTGCACCGACATGACTTCGTGCCGGAATACCTCTCGGGGACAGGCTACCTGATAAAAG GTAGCAGATTAGAAGAGATTCTCCAGGCAGCGTTTGAAGTCCCCATCATCAATTTAGAAGATGTTTACTTCACGTACATAGTGTCGAAGATTAAGTTAAACTTAACTTTAACACATGATCGCAGATTAAGTCCTTATAAACCCTGGTTGCCCCTAGACTGTATATATTGGGGATTGGCTTCCACACATAGTTTGACACCAAACGAAATCTTGGGCGCATGGCCAAGTATTGAAAGGTTAGGGAAAAGATATGAACATGGTTTTGATAATTgtctatattttgttaataatatttggACCGAATTGTATTTGTATTGA